A region of the Alphaproteobacteria bacterium genome:
GCGTGGCGGTGTGAATGGCTGGCCTTCGGTTGTGAACAAGCCCACAAACACAATGAAGGTGAAGAGGAAATTAATCGCAGGGCCCGCCGCAACAATCGCTGCCCGCTGCCCAACCGTTTTGTGGAAGAACGCCTGCTTCTTTTCAGCTTCCGTCATCGTATATACTTTTGCATCGGGCGTGCTGGACGGGTCGGCATCGCCAAACATTTTAACATAGCCCCCAAGCGGCAAAATGCTAAAGCGCCAGCGTGTGCCCGACTTGTCATTAAAGCCGATGACTTCCGGACCAAATCCAAGCGAGAACGATTCAATTTTCACGCCGCACATTTTGGCGACGATGTAATGGCCAAATTCATGCACGAACACAACAATACCGAGTACGAGCAGAAAGGATGGCAAGGTATGGAGCAAAATATCTAACATTCAAATTCCTAACGTGATTAGCCTACTAATTGATTTGGTGAGCTTACTTACCGCAAGCTTTGACTTTTTCAGATGCAATACGGCGCGCCGCTGTATCGCTGGTCGTGACCGCTTCAAGTGTATCAAGCGGCTGGATATTCATGGTGGAAAGAGTCTCCTCTACAATTTTGGCAATATCAAGGAAGCCAATTTTGTTGTTTAAAAACGCATCTACCGCGATTTCATTGGCGGCGTTCAAAATAGTTGGTGCAGTTCCCCCGCGTTTTAACGCTTCACGGGTCAAGTGTAAGGCGCGGAAACGGGTTGGATCCGGTTCCTCAAAGGTCAGTGAACCGATTTGCGCGAGGTTAAGGCGCGCCGCCGGTGTTGTCATGCGCTTGGGGTAAGCAAGCGCATACGCAATCGGCGTACGCATATCGGGGCTGCCAAGCTGGGCAAGCACCGAACCGTCCTTGTATTCAACCATGCTGTGAATAACCGATTGCGGATGCACAATCACACCAATTTTTTCTTCCGGCATATCGAACAGGAAGCTTGCTTCGATAATTTCCAATCCCTTATTCATCATCGTCGCGCTATCGATGGAAATCTTGGAACCCATCGACCATACCGGATGCTTGACCGCTTCTTGCGGGGTTACGCGTGCCATATCTTCCAAACTGGTGTGACGGAACGGGCCGCCCGACGCGGTAAGAATTAATCGTTCAATTCCATCACGGCCTTCATCATCAAATACCTGATAAATGGCATTGTGTTCACTATCCACCGGCAGCAAATGCGCCCCGTGGTCACGCACTTCGCGCATCATCAACGGGCCTGCGCAAACAAGGCATTCTTTATTGGCGAATGCAACGGTTGCGCCGCGCTTTACTGCTGCCAAGGTTGGCGGCAAACCCGCTGCACCAACAATTGCGGCCATCACCCAATCACTTTTGCGCTGCGCAGCTTGCGTTATGGCCTGCGCGCCTGCGGCAAGCTCAATCCCCTTACCCGCCACAGCGCTGCCCAAACCGTCCTTTAATGCCTTGTACTTGCTTTCATCGCCAATCACGACCAATTCAGGGCGCAACGCCAACGCCTGCTTAATCAACAAATCCACATTCTGGTTCGCGGTTAGCGCGGTCACGGTGAATTGGTTCGGGTTGGCTTCGATAAGCTCCAGCGTCTGGGTTCCCACCGAACCGGTCGAGCCAAGCACAGTAACGCTGCGCGGGGCAGTCTGCGTTACTCTTGAAAAATCAACTGTTTGCTTCAATGCCTTCACGTTATCACTCATCTAGATCCACTCAATTACTTTGCGTCCACCAGGACAAATCAAACCCGTTCATCCAAAGGGCAACCGACAGCAATAGAGCCGCCATAATCAACCCATCCACGCGGTCAAGCAAGCCGCCATGACCGGGGATAATAACGCCGCTATCCTTTACGCCAGCGTGACGTTTTACCCATGATTCGAATAGGTCACCACAGTGGGCGGCCAATGACAAGCCAAGACCAACTCCTACCACAACTAGCGGTTTTTGTGCAGAAAATAGCATTGAACAAAGATAGGCCATAAGCGCAGCACAACACAGGCCACCGATGAATCCGGTCCATGTTTTGCTAGGACTGATGTCCGGCGCTAATTTGGCGCCGCGCAACATTTTTCCTGTAAAAAAGGCCCCCGTGTCGGTGAGCCATACAACCCCGCATAAGGTGGCCGCCAGCGTAAAGCCCCCTACTTCGCGGATATGCAAAAGCGCGAGCATGGCCGAGCCCAGATACGAAACCCCCATGGATAGCAAAACGGGCTTTTCGATTTTTGAAAGACGAAACCCCGCCATCAACACAAGGCTAAGCGACAGACACAACATAAATGCGGTATTGATATCTGCCTGCAACGCAATACCCCAGGTTAACGCAAGTGAAAACAAAACGCACACCCAGACACGCTTTTGCTGTTTGGGGTTCAACATGGCCAACCATTCATAGCCCGCGAACAGGCAACCCAGCAGCATCAGGCTTTGCCATGGCAATCCACCCAACATCAAAATTGCAAGGAATGACGGCACCAGCACCAGCGCACTGACAAGACGTATCATCAGGTTTTTTGAAATGTGAAACAACGTCATGACGCAAACTTTTTCATGATGCTCTGGCACCATATCTGCGTTCGCGCTTATTGAATTCATCTAAAGCGCGGTTCATATCTTCCGCAGTGAAATCTGGCCACAGCGTATCGAGGAATACGAATTCGGCATAGGCCGATTGCCAGAGCAGGAAATTGCTGATGCGTTTTTCGCCCGATGTGCGGATGATTAAATCAGGGTCGGGAATATCCTGCGTATAAAGCTGCGCGGAAACTGCGGCTTCATCGATTGCCTGCGGCGCAATCAAACCCGCCGATGCTTTTTCTGCCAGCATTTGCACGGCGCGCACCATTTCCTGCCGGCCACCATAACTTAATGCCACGGTTAAATTAAGCCGCGTATTTTGTGCGGTCAGTTCTTCGGCTTTTTCAATCAGAGTGATGATATCCGCATCAAATCTGCTGCGATCACCGATAATACGCAGACGCACCTGTTCTTTATGAAGCTGCGCCAATTCGCCCTGCAAATAGAGACGCAGCAGCCCCATCAAATCCTGCACTTCATCGCTGGGGCGCTTCCAGTTTTCCGATGAAAAACCATACAAGGTCAGATAGGGAATATGTGCATCCACCGCCGATTGCAACGCCCGGCGCACCGCATCAATTCCTGCCTTATGCCCCATCACGCGCGGCAGATGACGCGCAGCAGCCCAGCGGCCATTGCCATCCATGATAATTGCGACATGTTTAGGGGTAGTTGTCATGCAGCTAGTCCCTAACGTCGCCCTTAAACGACCATGATATCTTTTTCTTTATGCGCTAATGCTTCATCAATTTTCTTGATGACTTCGTCGGTCAGCTTCTGGATTTTTTCAGAAAGCGTTTTATGTTCGTCTTCGCCGATTTTCTTGTCTTTTTCCTGTTTTTTCAGATCATCCATACCATCGCGGCGCACATTGCGCACAGCAACGCGGGCAGCTTCAGCATATTTGCCGGCAACTTTGGAAAGTTCCATGCGGCGTTCTTGTGTCAAATCGGGCACTGGCACGCGAATAAGCTGCCCATCACCTTGTGGGTTCAACCCCAACCCCGCGTCACGAATGGCTTTTTCAACATTTTTGCCCATGCCCTTATCCCACACTTGCACGGTCAGCAAACGGGGTTCCGCAACGCTGATGGTCGCAACTTGGTTCAGTGGCATCATGTTGCCATAGGCCTCTACCATTACAGGCTCCAGCATGCCGACATTGGCGCGGCCGGTGCGAAGGCCAGCGAGTTCTTTTTTAAAACTGTCCAGCGAAGCATCCATACGGTGTTTCAAATCATCGAGAAGTGCCATGAGATTTTCTTTCTAGTTTTAGATACTAATTTTCAGTGATAATCGTAAAGCGTCCCTTGCCTTGGACAACTTCGGCAAGCTCGCCATGCGAGAAGATAGAGAATACGATGATGGGAATGCGGCTTTGGCGTGCCAATGAAATGGCCGATGTATCCATCACTTCCAGATCCTTGGTCAGCACATCTAAATAGGTCAGGCGTTCAAAACGTGTTGCGTTCTTATCCTTGCGCGGATCGGCGGAATAAACACCATCTACCTTGGTTGCTTTAATCAGCGCATCACAGCCCATTTCAGATGCGCGCAATGCCGCCGCTGTATCGGTAGTAAAGAACGGGTTACCGGTACCAGCTGCGAAAATCACCACACGGCCTTTTTCCATATGGCGAATGGCACGGCGACGAATATAAGGTTCGCACACGGCCGCCATCGGAATGGCGGATTGCACACGGGTTTGAACGGAGACTTTTTCAAGAGCATTCTGCATCGCCAACGCATTCATCATGGTGGCAAGCATCCCCATGTAATCTGCGGTTGCGCGTTCCATGCCGCTTGCTGCGCCCGATACGCCGCGGAAGATATTTCCGCCGCCAATCACCACGCACACCTGAATGCCTTTGGATACAACGTCTTTGATTTCTTCGGCAACACGGTCAAGCACGGTTTGGTCGAGCCCATAATCGCGCTCGCCCATCAAGGCTTCACCGGAAAGTTTGAGAAGAATGCGTTGGTACTTTGCAGGCTTGATAGAAGTATTCATAGCTTCATCCTTAACATTTTTACGTGCGAGATTATCAGCCATGTTTTACTCCCCATCCAAACCACCCAAAAAAGACCAACGCCAGAAACAAGCGATGTATTAGCTAGCCATCTTAGCAACTTCGGCGGCAAAGTCCGTCTGTTCTTTTTCGATTCCTTCACCAAGGTGATAGCGAACAAAAGCGGTCAATTGCACGGGGGTACCTAGGTCTTTTGCGGCTTTTTCAACAACCGCCTTGATCTTGGTTTCGCCGTCCACCACAAAGGTTTGCTCAAGCAAGCATACTTCTTCATAGTATTTCTTGATGCGGCCATCCACCATCTTGGCGATGATTTCGGCTGGCTTACCTGCGGCTTGGGCTTGTTCCGTGAAAATCGCGCGTTCACGTTCCAACGCCTTTGCATCCACGCTGCTTGCATCCAGAAATTCAGGACGCGCAGCAGCAATGTGCATAGCAATCTGTTTGCCAAGCGCTTGCAGCTTTGCGGCATCAGCCTTGGATTCCAGCGCAACCAATACGCCGATCTTGCCAATGCCAGGAGCAATCGCATTGTGCATGTAGCTAGCAACAACACCTTCCTTCACACTCACCTGCGTTGCGCGGCGAAGGTTCATGTTTTCACCCACGGTTGCAATCAGGTTGGTGATTTCACCAAACACATCGCGGCCAGTGCCAGGGTATGGCTGGGTCTTCAGCTTTTCGATATCAGTTGTGGTGTTGTGTGCCACATCCGCAACCGTGCGAACATAGGATTGAAAGCCTTCATTGCGACCAACAAAGTCGGTTTCCGCATTCACTTCAACCGCTGTGCCCTTGGTGCCGCTTGCCACAACAGCAACCAGACCTTCAGCAGCAACGCGGCCAGCTTTCTTGGCAGCTGCCGAAAGGCCCTTCTTGCGAAGCCAATCGATCGCTGCTTCCATATCGCCAGCAGCCTCGGTCAACGCCTTCTTGCAATCCATCATCCCTGCGCCAGTTTTTTCGCGCAGTTCCTTTACCGCATTTGCAGAAATATCCGCCATGAGTTCCTCTTATATATGTAAGGTCGTTAAGTCTTAAGCAGTCTTAGTATCGTTTGCTACGCCGGTTGGCAGCAGGATTTCAGCTGGCTTTTCTGCCGCGCCCAAATCAATACCGCTTGCAACCATTTCTTTTTGCAAACCATCAAGAACGGATTGCGCAACCACGTCACAGTAAAATTCAATGGCACGCAGCGCGTCATCGTTACCTGGAACGGGATATGCAATGCCCGATGGATCGGAATTGCTGTCAAGAACAGCAACCACAGGAATGCCAAGCTTTTGTGCTTCTTTTACAGCGATATCTTCTTTGTTGGTATCGATGATGAAGATGATGTCTGGCAAACCGCCCATATCTTTAATACCGCCCAAGGCTTGTTCAAGCTTGTTGCGTTCACGGGTCTTTTCCAAAAGTTCTTTCTTGGTCAGCTTTGCAGCTTGTTCAACAATTTCGGTTTCCAGATCGCGCAGACGCTTGATGGAGTATGAAATGGTCTTCCAGTTGGTGAGCATACCGCCCAGCCAACGGCTGTTCACAAAGTATTGACCGCATTGGCGTGCTGAAGCTGCAATTTTTTCTTGCGCTTGGTGCTTGGTGCCAACGAATAATACGCGGCCACCTTGTGAAACCACATCGCGAATGGCGTTCAGGCCACGGTAAAGCAATGGAACGGTTTGTTCCAGATCGATGATGTGTACGTTATTGCGAACGCCGAAAAGATATGAAGACATCTTCGGATTCCAACGGCGTGTGTTATGTCCGAAATGTACGCCCGCTTCCATGAGCTGACGCATGCTGAATGATGGCATTGCCATGTTTTAGTTCCCTTCTCCGGTTAATACGTCGGCAAGTCTGTTGTGATTGAGCATCGCTCAACACCGGACGGCAGCAGGGCAGTTTTTTTGTCCACCCATAGGCCTAAACTTGCCTGTGATTTAAGTTAAACTTCTAACGAAGCTGTTGGGCGATGTTGTAGGGGTCTTAAGGATGTAATGCAAGTCTATAATTGGTATTCACAGCCACCCGTTAAGCCCTTCATGCCATTAATCTTTTTACTTTCGGGTGCGAGCTATACACTGGGGCAGATATTTTAAAACATAGATATAGGCCATATGCCGCCCCTAACCCGCCGAAAATCCATATTTGTAATGGCAGCCGCCCTGCTCCTGCCAACCCAAACTGCCGCCCAAAGCGCGGGCGGTATCCCGCAAAAATTTGCAACGCCCGGCTTTGATTTTTCCAATCCGGAACGCGTGGTTGAAATCGCTGAAAAAATTTTTGCCAGCTACGGTCATAAAATCCAGCGGGATAAAATAAAAATCGATTTTGAAGCGGAGACAGAAAACAATCCGGCAACATTCCAGTTCACGCACACCGACACAGCGATAGATGCCTATGGGCAAAAGAAACCAAAAATCGCATTCACCGTATATACCGACACTCCAACAGCATCGATTGGTAGAGAATTTCACGCGGGCACACATACTCGCGGTATAAAACTGATCATCCACCATAACGACATCAAAGGCGCGCCTATTACTGCATCAGTTGATATCTATGAAGACCTATACCTTGGGAGGCTGCGCGTAGAATATTCTACTTCAATATTGGGGATTGATAACATCCAAACATCAAGCCGTATTGTGGTAAAGCAATTCGCATCCAGCACCGGCAACACATCCGCATCCTTGCTTGAACTAGAAACAGCAGAATTATTTGTCAGCTACGCATCGCAAATTCGCGCCATCACCCCTGCAAGCAACGCGCCGTCACAAGAGATTCATTCAGCGCTAATTACCTATGAACTAACCGAACGCGGTGAAAAATATAATTATATTCCCAATCTGGACAGCGTTTTATCATTCGGGCGCGAAAATTTACCTGCCCATACACGCAAACGAATGATCGCAGAATTTGTACCCACCAGCTTAATCGCTGCAAAACAAAACGCATTGGCGTTGATCAATGCTGCAAAAGATGCCGGATTATTTGGCCCCGTGCCCACCGCGCCAGCAGCTAGACCAAACACGGCACCCGCTCTGCGCAATGATAAGCTAAAATAATCAGCTACCAGATGCTGATATTGCCGCCCGCACAGGAAAAGTTATAGCGGTTGCCGTACCGGTCGAAGGCCAAACCGCTTTTCGGATGACCGGTGAATATAATCTCGTCATTCTCACCGGTATGCGCGTTAATCTCGTCCTGCACCTGTGCCTGACATGGGCTGAGGAACCCAAGGCCGCTTGGATTATACGGGCGCTTCACTTTCCAATGAACATGTTTGCGGTCAACAAACTCATTCAATCGACCGCCGGTTTGTGCGTCGGTCAGCTCGCCATCGCTGCGGCCATATTTTTTGCCATCACCTTCGCATGAATTTGGATATTCGCATTCTGCTTTGGGATTATAGGCATCTTTAAACCGCTCACGCTCGAAGCCTTTATTAATGGTCGTCGCTGCCTCATTCGCATGTGCCAGCGGTACAAAAAACAGAAAGGCAAGGGTCGGGAAAATGAAGCGCATTGTAATAAGATACTCCACAACAACGGCGAGATTTGGGCAAATCTTATAAATCCTGCACTTCAAGAATGCCGTTTAAGCTCTTAATCTCGCTGCGCATTTCCGGCGGAATGGTATAACGACCCGCCAATTCAATCTCCGCCTCCTCTTCGCCATCAATATCGATTTTGATTTGAATGCGGCTTTTGCCCTTTGGCAGCTTGGCGGTGATGGCCTGTAATGGCCCAATCGCCCTATCCATACCCAGCACCAGTGCAAGCCCTTGGCTTTCGCGCGCCGCGACCATTTCCAACTTTTCCAGCCCCTGCACCGTCAACCGGTATTCATCGGGTTTGCCTTGCACATCCACACTCAGCAGCAAGGGCGTACCCGCCACCAGACTATCGCGGTGCGCGGACAAGGTTTCGGAGAATAGCGTTGCTTCAAACATGCCGGAATTATCGGAAAGCTGCACAAACGCAAAACGGTTGCCTGATTTTGCCGTGCGCTCCTGTTTGGATATCACAATACCTGCGATCTTGCGCCGCGTAGAACCGGATGAACCCGCCGCCGCTGCAAGGCCGGATGCTTTAATGGCGCCCAATCTATCCAGCAACGGGCGATAGGCATCCAGCGGATGTGATGACAGAAAAAAGCCCAGCGCGGAGAATTCATTTTGCAGCTTAATCAGCTCATCCCATGGTTTTACATCCTGCATTTGCGGTTTGCTGATATTCTGCGCATTGCCGAACATGCTCACCTGTCCTGACTCGCGCTCCTGCGTTGCGGCACTGGCAAGCCGCGTGAACATTTCAACATGTTCAATCAGCTGCGCGCGGTTTTTATGCAAACTATCAAACGCGCCCGCATTAATCAGGTTTTCCATCTGCCGTTTATTCATCACGCGGTTATCAAGCCGTGATGCGAATTCGAACATATCCTTGAATTTTCCTTTTGCTTCGCGTTCCGCAACCAAGGCTTTCATGGCCGCCTGCCCCACACCCTTGATGGCGGCGAGTGCATAACGAATGCCTTGCTTACCATCGCCGACATCTTCCATGGCGAATACATCATGGCTGCGGTTGACATCGGGCGGCAGCAAGGGGATGGATTTGCGCGTCAATTCCTGCCGGAATAAATTCAGTTTATCGACCGCGCCCATTTCAAAGGTCATGGATGCGGCATAGAACGCGACCGGATAATTCGCCTTCATATATGCGGTTTGATAGGCAATAAGCGCATATGCGGCCGCGTGCGATTTATTAAAGCCATAGCCTGCGAACTTATCCACCTGATCAAAGATCATCGATGCCTGTTCGCCATCGACACCTTTTTTCGCGGCACCTTCAATGAAGCTTTGGCGCTGCGCCGCCATTTCCTCTTTAATTTTTTTACCCATCGCGCGGCGCAGCAAATCAGCGCTGCCCAGCGTATATCCAGCCAAAACCTGCGCGATTTGCATCACCTGTTCCTGATAAATCGCAATGCCGTAAGTTTCTTTCAGCACAGGCTCAAGCAGTGGATGCAGATAATCTGGCTGTTCTTCGCCCGCCTTCACCTTGATGTATTTAGGAATGTTATCCATCGGGCCGGGACGGTAAAGTGCAACAAGCGCGATAATATCTTCAAAGCGGTTTGGCTTCATCCGGCGCAGCGTGTCGCGCATGCCCGCACTTTCAAGCTGGAACACCCCAAGTGTATCACCCTTGGCAATCATCTCGTATGTCTTGGCATCATCCAGCGGAAGGTTATTGATATCCAGCACCGCGCCCTGTGCCTTCGCCATTTTTTCTGCAAGCTGCAATACGTCTAATGTTTTCAAACCCAAGAAGTCGAATTTGACCAGCCCCGCCTGTTCAACTGTTTTCATATTGAACTGCGTCACCGGCAATGGCGAACGCGGGTCACGGTACATGGGAATGAGTTCTTGCAATGGCCTATCGCCGATCACCAAACCCGCCGCGTGGGTCGATGCGTGCGCATATAACCCCTCCAGCTTCAAGGCGATGTCGATGAGCTGCGCAACGCTGGCATCTTCATCGCGCAAGGCTTTTAACTGCGGTTCAACCTTCACCGCGTCTTTTAATGTCACAGGGTTGGCCGGATTGAATGGCACAAGTTTACAAATTTTATCAACATAGCCCAATGGCATGCCCAGCACACGGCCCACATTGCGCAGCACTGCGCGCGCCTGCAACTTGCCAAACGTAATAATCTGCGCAACTCGGTCTTTCCCGTAACGCTGCTGCACATAGCCAATAACCTCGTCACGCCGTTCCTGACAAAAGTCGATATCGAAATCCGGCATCGATACGCGTTCGGGGTTGAGGAACCGTTCAAACAGCAACCCGAATGGAATGGGGTCAAGGTCAGTGATGGTGAGCGCCCATGCAACCAATGAACCCACACCCGAACCACGGCCCGGGCCAACCGGAATATTATTCGCCTTTGCCCATTGAATGAAGTCCGCAACAATCAGGAAGTAACCCGCAAACCCCATATTGGTAATGACGTTTAATTCGAAATTCAGGCGGTCTTCATATAATTTTTTATCGGTAATATAGGTGTTGGTGAGATAGCGTTTGTTTAAACCCTCGATCGCTTGCCGGCGCAATTCGCCGACTTCATCAAGACCGGATGCCGTTTTAAACGGCGGCAAAATGGGTTTGTGTTTCTTGGGCCAAAAGGTGCAACGCTGCGCGATGATAACTGTGTTCGCAATCGCTTCGGGAAGATCATCGAACAGATCTTCCATTTCTTCCGCAGTCTTAAAATAATGATTGGTAGTTACACGCGCGCGGTCGGTATCGCTCACATATCCTTTGGATGCGATACATAACAACGCATCATGCGCTTCGCTCATATCCTCAATCGCGAACTGCACATCATTGGTCGCGACAATCGGCAAATTGTATTTATAGGCGAGATCAAGGAAATGCCCTTCGGTGCGTTCTTCCTTGTCGCCGATATCGCCTTCCTTATGGCGTTGCAATTCCACATATAAGCGCGTGGGGAATGCTTTTTGCAGACGTTGCAGCAATTCTTCCGCGCTTGCCGTCTGCCCCGTCAATATCAATTGCCCGATGGGGCCATTTGCACCGCCCGTTAGAACGATAATGCCATCGCTGTATTTTTCTAACTTCGAAAGGGTGACATGCGGCGAACCATCTTCGGGTGTATCCAGATATGCAGCGCTGACCAATTGCGTGAGGTTTTTATAACCTGTTTCGTTTTGCGCAATGAGGATAAGCGAAGCATCGGCGATTTTATCAAAGCCTTTGATGGTCTTATCCAGCACGCGAAGCTGACAACCCATAATGGGTTGAATGCCGTTCTCCACCGCTTCCAACGCGAATTCCAACGCGCCGAACATATTGTTGGTATCGGTCACCGCCACCGCAGGCATGTTGTGATGCTTTGCCAGTTTGACAACGTCTTTGACCTTTATCGCGCCTTCAAGCAGCGAATAGGCAGAATGTGTGCGGAGATGGATGAACATATATCAGCGGCGTTAATCTATTAACCATAGATAGCGTAATTACTTTCCCTAAATAGGCAATAGAATAACTCTTAACATTCATTTCAATAACCACAGGATTTTGGCATGGCACAATACTCTTACACCCGCAAAACACATACCCAAGGAAGCGCTGGATCAAATTTGAATATCGAACGATCTGAGGTGGAAGATGTAGGCAGGTTCAGCACCGCCGCTAGTGCACAATTCGCAAGAATTTTTTCCCAGATAGAATCCGGAGAACTAATTAATATTATCACCAATGACCTTGTTAACAATGACATTACAACAAGAAGCGTCGTAGGTTATGTTGAACCACATGGCGATCTTGCAAAAATTTCTGAAATCAGAATTTTGCACAGGGCAAATGAAATAGAAATCACCGCAAAAAACAAACAAGGCAAAGAGGTCTGGTCAGCATTCAAAGATATTGACGGAACAATAACCGCCAAAGGGATTGACACAGCCCAAGCTAACCTCATGACCAGTATTGCGCTTTCGCTTAGCGACGCAATTACAACCGCTGTTAAATCAAATACCCCGGTAGCAGCGCCAAAAGCAACCAACGGTTAGAACGGGATTTCATCATCCAGTTCAGAAGCACCACCGCCGCCTGATGCAACGCGTTTTTGCGCGGGCGCAAAGCTTGCGCTGTCGTTGCTTGCATCATCCACGGAATAATCGCTGCCGCCGCTGCTCTTGCCATCCAGCATGGTCAGCTCGCCGCGATATTGCTTAAGCACAACGGCGGTCGTGTATTTTTCTTGGCCTTCTTTATCGGTGTATTTGCGGGTTTCCAATGCACCCTCGATATACACTTTGGAACCTTTTTTCAGGTATTTTTCAGCAACATCAATGATGCGGTCGTTGTAAACTTCTACCTTATGCCATTCGGTCTTTTCTTTGCGTTCACCGGTGGTCTTATCCTTCCAGTTTTCGGAAGTCGCAACTGAGAAATTCGCAACGCGCC
Encoded here:
- the dnaE gene encoding DNA polymerase III subunit alpha encodes the protein MFIHLRTHSAYSLLEGAIKVKDVVKLAKHHNMPAVAVTDTNNMFGALEFALEAVENGIQPIMGCQLRVLDKTIKGFDKIADASLILIAQNETGYKNLTQLVSAAYLDTPEDGSPHVTLSKLEKYSDGIIVLTGGANGPIGQLILTGQTASAEELLQRLQKAFPTRLYVELQRHKEGDIGDKEERTEGHFLDLAYKYNLPIVATNDVQFAIEDMSEAHDALLCIASKGYVSDTDRARVTTNHYFKTAEEMEDLFDDLPEAIANTVIIAQRCTFWPKKHKPILPPFKTASGLDEVGELRRQAIEGLNKRYLTNTYITDKKLYEDRLNFELNVITNMGFAGYFLIVADFIQWAKANNIPVGPGRGSGVGSLVAWALTITDLDPIPFGLLFERFLNPERVSMPDFDIDFCQERRDEVIGYVQQRYGKDRVAQIITFGKLQARAVLRNVGRVLGMPLGYVDKICKLVPFNPANPVTLKDAVKVEPQLKALRDEDASVAQLIDIALKLEGLYAHASTHAAGLVIGDRPLQELIPMYRDPRSPLPVTQFNMKTVEQAGLVKFDFLGLKTLDVLQLAEKMAKAQGAVLDINNLPLDDAKTYEMIAKGDTLGVFQLESAGMRDTLRRMKPNRFEDIIALVALYRPGPMDNIPKYIKVKAGEEQPDYLHPLLEPVLKETYGIAIYQEQVMQIAQVLAGYTLGSADLLRRAMGKKIKEEMAAQRQSFIEGAAKKGVDGEQASMIFDQVDKFAGYGFNKSHAAAYALIAYQTAYMKANYPVAFYAASMTFEMGAVDKLNLFRQELTRKSIPLLPPDVNRSHDVFAMEDVGDGKQGIRYALAAIKGVGQAAMKALVAEREAKGKFKDMFEFASRLDNRVMNKRQMENLINAGAFDSLHKNRAQLIEHVEMFTRLASAATQERESGQVSMFGNAQNISKPQMQDVKPWDELIKLQNEFSALGFFLSSHPLDAYRPLLDRLGAIKASGLAAAAGSSGSTRRKIAGIVISKQERTAKSGNRFAFVQLSDNSGMFEATLFSETLSAHRDSLVAGTPLLLSVDVQGKPDEYRLTVQGLEKLEMVAARESQGLALVLGMDRAIGPLQAITAKLPKGKSRIQIKIDIDGEEEAEIELAGRYTIPPEMRSEIKSLNGILEVQDL
- the ssb gene encoding single-stranded DNA-binding protein encodes the protein MAGSVNKVILVGNLGKDPEVRSFQNGGRVANFSVATSENWKDKTTGERKEKTEWHKVEVYNDRIIDVAEKYLKKGSKVYIEGALETRKYTDKEGQEKYTTAVVLKQYRGELTMLDGKSSGGSDYSVDDASNDSASFAPAQKRVASGGGGASELDDEIPF